Proteins encoded within one genomic window of Saccharopolyspora pogona:
- a CDS encoding thiamine pyrophosphate-dependent dehydrogenase E1 component subunit alpha, whose product MEWLPSSSPVRLLEQPDPDYALPEASRLLAAYRAMVIGRRFDAQATTLTKQGRLAVYPSSRGQEACQVGAALSIGADDWLFPTYRDSVSLVSRGIDPVEVLTLLRGDWHCGYDVPSARTAPQCTPLATQTLHAVGLAHGESRKGNDTVAMALLGDGATSEGDFHEALNFAAVFRAPVVFFVQNNGYAISAPLAKQSAAPSLAHKGIGYGVRSEQVDGNDAAAILSVLDSAVAHARAGNGPFLVEAHTYRMEPHTNADDAARYRSPEEVEHWQQRDPISLLERHLRAGGHLDDATAERIAGEAEEFAARVRTRMQEEPPVDPEDLFRHVYAEPTPQLVEQLAQLRTEQEAL is encoded by the coding sequence GTGGAATGGCTTCCGTCGAGCAGCCCGGTGCGGCTGCTGGAGCAGCCCGATCCGGACTATGCGCTGCCGGAGGCGTCCCGGCTGCTGGCCGCGTACCGGGCGATGGTGATCGGCCGACGGTTCGACGCGCAGGCCACCACGCTCACCAAGCAGGGCCGGCTCGCGGTCTACCCCTCCTCGCGCGGCCAGGAGGCCTGCCAGGTCGGCGCGGCGCTGAGCATCGGCGCCGATGACTGGCTGTTCCCGACCTACCGGGATTCGGTCTCGCTGGTGAGCCGGGGCATCGACCCGGTCGAGGTGCTGACGCTGCTGCGCGGGGACTGGCACTGCGGATATGACGTGCCGTCCGCCCGGACCGCGCCGCAGTGCACCCCGCTGGCCACGCAGACCCTGCACGCGGTCGGGCTGGCCCACGGCGAGTCCCGCAAGGGCAACGACACGGTGGCGATGGCGCTGCTCGGCGACGGCGCCACCAGCGAGGGCGATTTCCACGAGGCGCTCAACTTCGCCGCGGTGTTCCGCGCTCCGGTGGTCTTCTTCGTGCAGAACAACGGCTACGCCATCAGCGCCCCGCTCGCCAAGCAGTCCGCCGCACCTTCCCTGGCGCACAAGGGCATCGGCTACGGCGTCCGCAGCGAGCAGGTCGATGGCAACGACGCCGCCGCGATTCTGTCCGTTTTGGACAGTGCGGTGGCGCACGCCCGTGCTGGGAACGGGCCTTTCCTGGTCGAGGCGCACACATACCGGATGGAGCCGCACACCAACGCCGACGACGCGGCGAGGTACCGATCGCCCGAGGAAGTCGAGCATTGGCAGCAGCGGGACCCGATCAGCCTCCTGGAACGCCATCTGCGCGCAGGCGGCCACCTCGACGATGCGACCGCGGAGCGGATCGCCGGGGAAGCCGAGGAGTTCGCCGCGCGGGTGCGCACGCGCATGCAGGAGGAGCCGCCGGTCGATCCCGAGGACCTCTTCCGGCACGTCTACGCCGAACCGACCCCGCAGCTGGTCGAGCAGCTCGCCCAGCTGCGCACCGAACAGGAGGCGCTGTAG
- a CDS encoding exodeoxyribonuclease III, protein MRIASWNVNSVGARLPKLLDWLGTAEPDVLCVQELKCAADAFPFDEVGELGYEVAAHGTGRWNGVAVLSRVGIDEVRHGLLDEPGFQADGAMFETQEPRAIGATCGGVRVWSVYVPNGREVGHPHYVYKLRWLDALRATAIEEMAAARPFAVLGDFNIAPTDADVWDIAAFADSTHVTEDERKALAALAETGLAEVYPRALKYDIPFTYWDYRALRFPNNQGMRIDLVYGNEQFTGAVTDSYVDREARKGKGTSDHAPVVVDLDLP, encoded by the coding sequence ATGCGGATCGCTTCCTGGAACGTCAACTCCGTTGGTGCTCGGTTGCCCAAGCTGCTCGACTGGCTGGGCACCGCTGAGCCGGACGTGCTGTGCGTGCAGGAGCTCAAGTGCGCCGCCGACGCCTTCCCCTTCGACGAGGTCGGCGAGCTCGGCTACGAGGTCGCCGCGCACGGCACCGGCCGCTGGAACGGCGTGGCCGTGCTGTCCCGGGTCGGCATCGACGAGGTGCGCCACGGGCTGCTCGACGAGCCGGGCTTCCAGGCCGACGGCGCGATGTTCGAGACCCAAGAGCCCCGGGCGATCGGCGCGACCTGCGGCGGCGTCCGGGTGTGGTCCGTATACGTCCCCAACGGCCGCGAAGTCGGCCACCCGCACTACGTCTACAAGCTGCGGTGGCTCGACGCGCTGCGCGCCACCGCCATCGAGGAGATGGCCGCCGCCCGGCCGTTCGCCGTGCTCGGCGACTTCAACATCGCCCCGACCGACGCCGACGTCTGGGACATCGCCGCCTTCGCCGACAGCACCCACGTCACGGAGGACGAGCGCAAAGCGCTTGCCGCGCTTGCGGAAACCGGCCTCGCCGAGGTCTACCCGCGGGCGCTGAAGTACGACATCCCGTTCACCTACTGGGACTACCGGGCGCTGCGCTTCCCGAACAACCAGGGCATGCGCATCGATCTGGTCTACGGCAACGAGCAGTTCACCGGTGCGGTCACCGATTCCTACGTGGACCGCGAAGCCCGCAAGGGCAAGGGCACCTCCGACCACGCCCCGGTGGTCGTCGACCTCGACCTGCCGTGA
- a CDS encoding 2Fe-2S iron-sulfur cluster-binding protein, which translates to MEAEITLVVDGIEHRLTVDTRTTVLDALRERLGITSPKKGCDHGQCGACTLLLGGRRVNSCLMLAVAFDGAEFRTADGLAGADLHPVQRAFIEHDAFQCGYCTPGQVVSAVGVLCEMHDGEPSAVTADGAGLDDEIRERMSGNLCRCGAYANIIPAIAEVAQR; encoded by the coding sequence GTGGAAGCCGAAATCACCCTCGTCGTGGACGGGATCGAGCACCGCCTCACCGTCGACACGCGGACGACCGTGCTCGACGCCCTGCGGGAGCGGTTGGGGATCACGAGCCCGAAGAAGGGCTGCGACCACGGCCAGTGCGGCGCGTGCACCCTGCTGCTGGGGGGCCGGAGGGTCAACAGCTGCCTGATGCTGGCGGTCGCCTTCGACGGCGCGGAGTTCCGCACCGCGGACGGCCTGGCCGGCGCGGATCTGCACCCGGTGCAGCGGGCTTTCATCGAGCACGACGCGTTCCAATGTGGATATTGCACGCCCGGCCAGGTGGTGTCGGCCGTCGGCGTGTTGTGCGAGATGCACGACGGTGAGCCGAGCGCGGTCACCGCGGACGGTGCCGGGCTCGACGACGAGATCCGCGAGCGGATGAGCGGAAACCTCTGCCGCTGCGGCGCGTACGCCAACATCATCCCCGCCATCGCGGAGGTGGCGCAGCGATGA
- the ligD gene encoding non-homologous end-joining DNA ligase — protein MAAQLEVEGRRIELSNPEKVLYPDDGYRKQDVVEYFRSVAAVMVAHTRGKPLTLRRFPDGIGSGGFFQKEASNHFPEWVRVASVPQRGGQGVVHHAVVDDAATLLYLANQACLEFHVGLSTVDDLDRPILAVLDLDPLEGADLAELRDVVRLVCERFRGAGLSPHVQATGGKGFHVAAPLRGERGFDEVRAAIRELAGAMAGDEPDRLTVEQRKDKRGDRIFLDTNRNAYGQTMIAPYSLRARAGAPAATPLDLDELGRVKPQSYGLANMARRLAQKDDPWVVLEDARSGSDFPHPGNQD, from the coding sequence GTGGCCGCGCAGCTCGAGGTCGAGGGGCGGCGGATCGAGCTGTCCAACCCGGAGAAGGTCCTGTACCCCGATGACGGCTACCGGAAGCAGGACGTGGTCGAGTATTTCCGGTCGGTGGCGGCGGTGATGGTCGCGCACACGCGCGGCAAACCGCTGACGCTGCGCCGCTTCCCGGACGGCATCGGCTCCGGCGGGTTCTTCCAGAAGGAGGCGTCGAACCACTTCCCGGAATGGGTGCGCGTGGCGTCCGTGCCGCAGCGAGGCGGCCAGGGCGTGGTGCATCACGCCGTCGTCGACGACGCGGCGACGCTGCTCTACCTGGCAAACCAGGCGTGCCTGGAGTTCCACGTCGGATTGTCCACAGTGGATGATCTGGATCGGCCGATCCTCGCGGTGCTGGACCTGGACCCGCTGGAGGGAGCGGACCTGGCCGAACTCCGCGACGTGGTGCGATTGGTGTGCGAGCGGTTCCGGGGCGCCGGGCTGTCGCCGCACGTGCAGGCAACCGGCGGCAAGGGATTTCACGTCGCCGCCCCGCTGCGCGGCGAACGAGGATTCGACGAGGTTCGGGCGGCCATCCGGGAGCTCGCCGGTGCAATGGCGGGCGATGAGCCGGACCGGCTCACCGTCGAGCAGCGCAAGGACAAGCGTGGCGACCGGATCTTCCTGGACACCAACCGCAACGCCTACGGCCAGACGATGATCGCGCCCTACTCGCTGCGCGCCCGCGCGGGAGCCCCGGCCGCGACCCCGCTCGACCTCGACGAGCTCGGCCGCGTGAAACCGCAGTCCTACGGCCTGGCGAACATGGCGCGGCGGCTGGCGCAGAAGGACGACCCCTGGGTGGTGCTGGAGGATGCGCGATCCGGGAGCGACTTTCCGCATCCCGGCAATCAGGATTAG
- a CDS encoding acyl-CoA dehydrogenase family protein, whose amino-acid sequence MDRLRWRGARAPLSNVIGGLGNGWRVAMTTLGEGAGEITTQYPGYRAEFDRLVARLRDLGRLADPLVCDELARLLIRVELMHFTGRRVADELRAGNPVRELLAIDKVNWSELHCDLGAAAMSLQGLGGLVRPGCDGYRVDEFQRAFLESRGRGIARGTNQIQCNIIAERVLGLPK is encoded by the coding sequence GTGGATCGCCTCCGCTGGCGCGGCGCCCGCGCCCCGCTGTCCAACGTGATCGGCGGTCTCGGCAACGGCTGGCGCGTCGCGATGACCACGCTCGGCGAGGGGGCGGGCGAGATCACCACGCAGTACCCCGGTTACCGCGCGGAGTTCGACCGCTTGGTGGCGCGGCTGCGCGACCTCGGCAGGCTGGCCGATCCGCTGGTGTGCGATGAGCTCGCCCGGCTGCTGATCCGCGTCGAGCTGATGCACTTCACCGGCCGCCGCGTCGCCGATGAGCTGCGCGCCGGGAACCCGGTCCGGGAGCTGCTGGCGATCGACAAGGTCAACTGGTCGGAGCTGCACTGCGACCTCGGTGCCGCCGCGATGTCCCTGCAGGGGCTCGGCGGCCTGGTCCGCCCGGGCTGCGACGGCTACCGGGTCGACGAGTTCCAGCGCGCCTTCCTGGAGAGCCGCGGGCGCGGGATCGCCCGCGGCACCAACCAGATCCAGTGCAACATCATCGCCGAACGCGTCCTCGGCCTGCCGAAGTGA
- a CDS encoding DNA polymerase ligase N-terminal domain-containing protein, with amino-acid sequence MPGKKLSTYHRKRDLERSGEPSGGEPGDEPRFVAQKHDASSPHYDFRLEVDGVLKSWAVPKGPSLDPREKRLATPTEDHPLDNVEFEGGIPEGYGAGTVVVWDTGTYCNDTERGGEPVAMADGLSAGHVKVWLDGEKLRGAFALSRTDFRGREQWLLVKVDDEGADRRRNPVSTQPESVLTGRTNDERR; translated from the coding sequence ATGCCCGGGAAGAAGCTGTCCACCTACCACCGCAAACGCGATCTCGAACGTTCCGGGGAACCATCCGGCGGCGAGCCGGGCGACGAGCCCCGGTTCGTGGCGCAGAAGCACGACGCGTCGAGCCCTCACTACGACTTCCGGCTGGAAGTCGACGGCGTGCTCAAGTCGTGGGCGGTGCCCAAGGGGCCGTCGCTGGACCCGCGCGAGAAACGGCTGGCCACACCGACCGAGGACCACCCGCTCGACAACGTCGAGTTCGAGGGCGGGATCCCGGAGGGCTACGGTGCGGGCACGGTCGTCGTCTGGGACACCGGAACGTACTGCAACGACACCGAGCGGGGCGGCGAGCCGGTCGCCATGGCAGACGGGCTCTCCGCCGGGCACGTCAAGGTCTGGCTGGACGGCGAGAAGCTGCGCGGGGCTTTCGCCCTGTCCCGCACCGACTTCCGCGGCCGTGAGCAGTGGTTGCTGGTGAAGGTGGACGACGAGGGCGCCGACCGGCGGCGCAATCCGGTCAGCACGCAGCCCGAATCAGTGCTGACCGGCCGGACCAACGACGAGCGGCGGTGA
- a CDS encoding glycoside hydrolase family 16 protein has translation MRTRLTRRRIAAAALSAGLAIVGFSVPSASADVPPPEAGWKLTFSDDFTGAAGTGLSSEWIIDTGTSYPGGPPNWGTGEIQTYTSDPANLAHDGDGNLKITPLRDAAGNWTSARIETQRTDFKAAEGGVLRIEARLQVPNVTGAAALGYWPAFWALGSPYRGNYQNWPGIGEFDVMENVNGKNETHGVLHCDVAPGGSCNEMTGLGGSRPCPDVACQAGFHTYRVEWDRTGPTEELRWYVDGQQFHSVSESQISPTAWQNMTSHEGYFLLLNVAMGGAFPNGDSGTTTPNPATEPGHPMLVDYVAVYNR, from the coding sequence TTGAGAACCAGGTTGACACGCCGCCGCATCGCCGCCGCTGCCCTTTCCGCGGGGCTGGCCATCGTCGGATTCTCTGTCCCCTCCGCTTCGGCCGACGTGCCGCCGCCGGAGGCGGGCTGGAAGCTGACCTTCAGCGACGACTTCACCGGGGCCGCCGGCACGGGGCTGTCATCCGAGTGGATCATCGACACCGGAACCTCCTACCCGGGCGGGCCGCCCAACTGGGGCACCGGGGAGATCCAGACCTACACCTCCGACCCGGCCAACCTCGCCCACGACGGCGACGGGAACCTGAAGATCACGCCGCTACGCGACGCCGCGGGGAACTGGACCTCGGCGCGGATCGAAACGCAGCGGACCGACTTCAAAGCAGCTGAGGGCGGCGTCCTCCGCATCGAGGCACGCCTCCAGGTGCCCAACGTCACCGGAGCGGCGGCGCTCGGCTACTGGCCCGCGTTCTGGGCGCTGGGGTCGCCGTACCGCGGCAACTACCAGAACTGGCCCGGCATCGGCGAGTTCGACGTGATGGAGAACGTCAACGGCAAGAACGAGACGCACGGCGTCCTGCACTGCGATGTCGCCCCCGGCGGGTCGTGCAACGAGATGACCGGTCTCGGGGGCAGCCGCCCCTGCCCCGACGTGGCCTGCCAGGCCGGATTCCACACCTACCGCGTCGAGTGGGACCGGACCGGTCCCACCGAGGAACTGCGCTGGTACGTCGATGGCCAGCAGTTCCACTCGGTGAGCGAGTCCCAGATCAGCCCGACGGCCTGGCAGAACATGACCTCGCACGAGGGATACTTCCTGCTGCTCAACGTGGCGATGGGGGGAGCGTTCCCGAACGGCGACTCGGGTACGACGACTCCCAACCCGGCCACCGAACCCGGCCACCCGATGCTGGTCGACTACGTGGCCGTCTACAACCGCTGA
- a CDS encoding alpha-ketoacid dehydrogenase subunit beta, translating into MAPTSMAQALNAALRDAIAEDERVVVFGEDVGRLGGVFRVTDGLQASFGEDRCFDTPLAESGIAGFAVGMAMAGFRPVVEMQFDAFAFPAFEQVVSHIAKMRNRTRGAVGLPIVIRVPFAGGIGGVEHHCDSSEAYYAHTPGLKVVAPATAADAYSMLREAIDDPDPVVFLETKKLYWSKQDIELPTTTEPIGRATIRRPGRDATLIAYGPTVPLAVAAAEAAEEEGWDVQVVDARSLVPFDDETIAEAVRGTGRCVVLQEAPGFAGVAAEIAARVQERCFHSLAAPVLRVAGFDVPYPPPKLEHVHLPGVDRVLDALARLQWDDQPDAKWLDGVRSQEDAA; encoded by the coding sequence GTGGCACCGACCAGCATGGCGCAGGCGCTCAACGCCGCGTTGCGCGACGCCATCGCAGAGGACGAGCGGGTGGTGGTCTTCGGCGAGGACGTCGGGCGGCTCGGCGGCGTCTTCCGGGTCACCGACGGCCTGCAGGCCTCGTTCGGCGAGGACCGCTGCTTCGACACGCCGCTGGCCGAATCGGGCATCGCCGGGTTCGCGGTGGGCATGGCCATGGCCGGGTTCCGCCCGGTGGTCGAGATGCAGTTCGACGCGTTCGCCTTCCCCGCCTTCGAGCAGGTCGTCTCGCACATCGCGAAGATGCGCAACCGGACGCGGGGCGCGGTCGGCCTGCCAATCGTCATCCGGGTTCCGTTCGCGGGCGGCATCGGCGGCGTCGAGCACCACTGCGACTCCAGCGAGGCGTACTACGCGCACACCCCGGGGCTCAAGGTCGTCGCCCCGGCGACCGCCGCCGACGCCTACTCGATGCTGCGCGAGGCCATCGACGATCCCGACCCGGTGGTCTTCCTGGAGACCAAGAAGCTCTATTGGTCCAAACAGGACATCGAGCTGCCGACGACCACCGAGCCCATCGGGCGGGCCACGATCCGCCGACCGGGCCGCGACGCCACGCTGATCGCCTACGGCCCCACCGTGCCGCTGGCCGTGGCGGCGGCCGAGGCGGCCGAGGAGGAGGGGTGGGACGTCCAGGTCGTCGACGCGCGCAGCCTGGTGCCGTTCGACGACGAGACGATCGCCGAAGCCGTGCGCGGCACCGGCCGCTGCGTGGTGCTGCAGGAAGCGCCGGGATTCGCCGGAGTAGCAGCGGAAATCGCCGCGCGGGTGCAGGAGCGCTGCTTCCACTCGCTGGCCGCGCCGGTGCTGCGCGTCGCGGGCTTCGACGTGCCGTACCCGCCACCGAAGCTGGAACACGTGCACCTGCCGGGTGTCGACCGGGTGCTCGACGCGCTGGCCCGGCTGCAGTGGGACGACCAACCGGACGCGAAGTGGCTCGACGGAGTCCGGAGCCAGGAGGACGCCGCATGA
- a CDS encoding FAD binding domain-containing protein: protein MKPFRYQLAPDVGTAVSTLAATPNAAFLAGGTNLVDLMKLEVEQPDVLVDVRQLTSDRVEQHPEFVRIGAAVTNSTLAADPVIRERFPMLSQAVLAGASGQLRNLATAGGNLLQRTRCAYFQDVTTPCNKRDPGTGCSARDGFHREHAILGASDMCAATHPSDMAVAMVALDAVVNTQGPHGQRAIPLVGLHRLPGNEPERDTVLEHGELITSIDIPSLGFAANSQYRKARDRASYAFALVSVAAALDAVDGEVRDVRLALGGIAHKPWRATRAEAVLRGGAATKEKFREAAAAELADARPLPGNEFKIPLALNMIAGILTELLEVRR, encoded by the coding sequence ATGAAGCCGTTCCGTTACCAGCTCGCCCCCGACGTCGGTACCGCGGTGAGCACCCTCGCCGCAACGCCCAACGCGGCGTTCCTGGCGGGCGGCACGAACCTGGTCGATCTGATGAAGCTGGAGGTCGAGCAGCCGGACGTGCTGGTCGACGTCCGGCAGCTGACCTCCGACCGGGTCGAGCAGCACCCCGAGTTCGTGCGCATCGGCGCCGCGGTCACCAACAGCACCTTGGCGGCCGATCCGGTGATCCGCGAGCGCTTCCCGATGTTGTCGCAGGCGGTGCTGGCGGGCGCTTCCGGCCAGCTGCGCAACCTCGCGACGGCCGGCGGGAACCTGTTGCAGCGCACCAGATGCGCGTACTTCCAGGACGTCACGACGCCCTGCAACAAACGGGATCCCGGGACGGGCTGCTCGGCGAGGGACGGCTTCCATCGCGAGCACGCGATCCTCGGCGCCTCCGACATGTGCGCCGCCACGCACCCGTCCGACATGGCGGTGGCGATGGTCGCGCTCGATGCGGTGGTCAACACCCAGGGGCCGCACGGGCAGCGGGCGATTCCGCTGGTCGGGCTGCATCGGCTGCCCGGGAACGAGCCCGAGCGGGACACGGTCCTCGAGCACGGTGAGCTGATCACCTCCATCGACATCCCGTCGCTGGGCTTCGCGGCGAACTCCCAGTACCGCAAGGCCCGCGACCGCGCTTCCTACGCGTTCGCGCTGGTATCGGTGGCCGCTGCGCTGGACGCCGTCGACGGCGAGGTGCGCGACGTCCGCCTGGCGTTGGGCGGTATCGCGCACAAGCCGTGGCGGGCGACGCGGGCCGAGGCGGTGCTGCGCGGCGGCGCCGCGACGAAGGAGAAGTTCCGCGAGGCAGCCGCTGCGGAGCTCGCCGACGCCCGCCCGCTTCCCGGCAACGAGTTCAAGATCCCGTTGGCGCTCAACATGATCGCCGGAATCCTCACCGAGCTCCTGGAGGTGCGGCGATGA
- a CDS encoding dihydrolipoamide acetyltransferase family protein, producing the protein MTRSAEFALPDLGEGLTEAEIVRWHVEVGDPVVADQVVVEVETAKAVVDVPCPHAGVVEALHGAAGDVLAVGAPLTTIACEDSAYEEHRTEERAGSGNVLIGYGTSSAPPRRRRRAHHASRTASGAAHDGSRTAHGSSAVVSHPVTRAPDAVSLNDVRTEPCPNGTGAPRVLSPIVRRLARQHGVDLSNVAGTGPGGVILRRDVDSAARPQPAQPTQQEGELRTPLRGLRGAVADKLARSRREIPDASIWVDVDATRLLEARALLKQRSGISLLSLIARFCVAGLQRFPELNASVDTERDEIVQFGHINLGFAAQTPRGLMVPVVRDAHRMSTAQLSEAIAHRTGLAREGDLEPKHLTGGTFTLNNYGVFGVDGSTPIINHPEAAILGVGRIIDKPWAFQGELALRKVTQLSLTFDHRVCDGGTAGGFLRYVADCVDNPITALADL; encoded by the coding sequence ATGACCCGCTCGGCGGAATTCGCGCTGCCCGACCTCGGCGAGGGCCTGACCGAGGCGGAGATCGTCCGCTGGCACGTCGAGGTCGGCGACCCGGTCGTGGCGGACCAGGTGGTCGTCGAGGTGGAGACCGCCAAAGCCGTCGTCGACGTGCCCTGCCCGCACGCGGGCGTGGTCGAGGCGCTGCACGGCGCGGCCGGTGACGTGCTGGCCGTGGGTGCGCCGTTGACCACGATCGCCTGCGAAGATTCGGCGTACGAGGAGCACCGGACCGAGGAGCGTGCCGGTTCGGGCAACGTGCTCATCGGCTACGGCACCTCCAGCGCGCCGCCGCGCCGACGCCGCCGCGCCCACCACGCGTCGCGCACGGCATCCGGTGCAGCGCACGATGGATCACGCACTGCGCATGGCTCTTCGGCTGTCGTTTCGCACCCGGTGACCAGGGCGCCTGATGCCGTGTCGCTCAACGACGTGCGCACGGAGCCATGCCCGAACGGCACCGGAGCTCCGCGCGTGCTCTCGCCGATCGTGCGTCGGCTCGCCCGGCAACACGGCGTTGATCTGTCCAATGTGGCCGGAACCGGACCGGGCGGCGTCATCCTGCGCCGCGACGTGGATTCCGCCGCGCGGCCCCAACCAGCCCAGCCGACGCAGCAGGAAGGCGAGCTCCGCACGCCACTGCGCGGCCTGCGCGGGGCCGTCGCCGACAAGCTCGCCCGCAGCCGCCGGGAAATCCCGGACGCCAGCATCTGGGTGGATGTCGATGCGACCCGACTGCTGGAGGCCCGCGCGCTGCTCAAGCAGCGCAGCGGCATCAGCCTGCTGTCGCTGATCGCCCGCTTCTGCGTCGCGGGCCTGCAGCGGTTCCCGGAGCTCAACGCCTCGGTGGACACCGAACGCGACGAGATCGTCCAGTTCGGGCACATCAACCTCGGCTTCGCCGCGCAGACCCCGCGCGGACTGATGGTCCCGGTGGTCCGCGACGCCCACCGGATGAGCACGGCGCAGCTGTCCGAAGCGATCGCGCACCGCACCGGGCTGGCCCGCGAGGGCGACCTCGAGCCCAAGCACCTCACCGGCGGAACGTTCACGCTCAACAACTACGGCGTGTTCGGCGTGGACGGCTCCACCCCGATCATCAACCACCCGGAGGCCGCGATCCTGGGCGTCGGCCGGATCATCGACAAGCCGTGGGCGTTCCAGGGCGAGCTCGCCCTCCGCAAGGTGACCCAGCTATCCCTGACCTTCGACCACCGGGTCTGTGACGGAGGCACCGCGGGAGGCTTCCTCCGCTACGTCGCCGACTGCGTCGATAACCCGATCACGGCACTGGCCGATCTCTGA
- a CDS encoding nitronate monooxygenase, with product MAARYGPLPGRHVAAALALGAAGVWLSTAWLVTREAGTDPVLLRKLLDAGIEDTVISSADSGKTPRRIRTAWSDERARPDAPAPLRMPYQDVPVGDLLGAVDRHCVEPLVHSPAGQSIGYFDRPTTVAEALANLLTEAGNVLSGLR from the coding sequence ATCGCCGCCAGGTACGGCCCGCTCCCCGGTCGGCACGTCGCGGCAGCGCTCGCGCTGGGCGCGGCCGGCGTCTGGCTCAGCACCGCGTGGCTGGTCACCCGGGAGGCCGGAACGGACCCCGTTCTGCTGCGGAAACTGCTGGACGCGGGGATCGAGGACACCGTCATCTCTAGCGCGGACAGCGGCAAGACGCCGCGGCGGATCCGTACGGCTTGGAGCGATGAGCGGGCACGTCCCGACGCGCCCGCTCCGCTGCGCATGCCCTACCAGGACGTCCCCGTCGGCGATCTGCTCGGCGCCGTCGACCGCCACTGCGTCGAACCGCTGGTGCACAGCCCCGCGGGCCAGTCCATCGGTTACTTCGACCGGCCTACCACGGTCGCGGAGGCGCTGGCGAACCTGCTCACCGAGGCCGGGAACGTGCTGTCCGGACTCCGCTGA
- a CDS encoding Lrp/AsnC family transcriptional regulator has protein sequence MADQTSIRIDSRGGRAGRSAPALDEIDARIVAELGRDGRMSIRTLAEQVNISRTNAHSRVERLIDSGVITGFHARVDPVKTGRGTAAFIGLSIEQGTWPEVSRRLAAIAGVEQVALVAGDFDFVVLVRTEDNLSLRNLVFDHIQSLPGVRTCHTWLIFDEFEPEHP, from the coding sequence ATGGCCGACCAAACGTCCATCAGGATCGATTCGCGGGGCGGCAGGGCTGGACGATCGGCTCCGGCTCTGGACGAGATCGACGCGCGCATCGTCGCGGAGCTCGGCCGCGACGGGCGGATGTCCATCCGCACGCTGGCGGAGCAGGTGAACATTTCCCGCACCAACGCGCACAGCCGGGTGGAGCGGCTGATCGACAGCGGCGTGATCACGGGCTTCCACGCCCGGGTCGACCCGGTCAAGACGGGCCGGGGCACCGCGGCGTTCATCGGCCTGTCGATCGAGCAGGGCACGTGGCCCGAGGTGTCCCGGCGGCTGGCCGCGATCGCCGGCGTCGAACAGGTGGCTCTGGTGGCGGGGGACTTCGACTTCGTGGTCCTGGTCCGCACCGAGGACAACCTGTCTCTGCGGAACCTGGTCTTCGACCACATCCAGTCGCTGCCAGGCGTCCGGACCTGCCACACGTGGCTGATCTTCGACGAATTCGAACCCGAACACCCCTGA